One stretch of Patagioenas fasciata isolate bPatFas1 chromosome 9, bPatFas1.hap1, whole genome shotgun sequence DNA includes these proteins:
- the DBR1 gene encoding lariat debranching enzyme, with product MKVAVAGCCHGALDKMYETLELLQRRHNVRPDLLLCCGDFQAVRNEADLRCMAVPAKYRHMQTFYRYYSGEKKAPVLTVFIGGNHEASNHLQELPYGGWVAPNIYYLGYAGVVRFRGVRIGGISGIFKSHDYRKGHFECPPYNQQTIRSAYHVRNIEVFKLKQLKRPIDIFMSHDWPRSIYHYGNKKQLLKMKSFFRQEVESNTLGSPAASELLQHLKPTYWFSAHLHVKFAAFMQHETNSKEELPKATKFLALDKCLPHRDFLQIVDIEHDPNAGDSLEYDAEWIAVLKATNSLVNVTQSSWNMPENNGLHAKWDYSATEEAIKEVLEELNHDLKIPCNFTLTAACYDPSKPQKNMEPVHIINPQTTEFCAQFGLTDINDRIHQAKEEGSVRGENEEEEEEEEMDSTGSAEEPSEYNTDNSGLSSINPDEIMLDDEGGDEDLSTCSVDPSPDHPPDFSASFSDIRIMPDSMAVSSDDAMDSTNEELEKSGVTKQVEDKSLTERPLKRIGGNANGDSGIKKIKRRNQAIYAAEDEDKTE from the exons ATGAAGGTGGCGGTGGCTGGGTGCTGCCATGGCGCCCTGGACAAGATGTACGAgacgctggagctgctgcagcggcGGCACAACGTGCGGCCCGATCTGCTGCTCTGCTGCGGCGACTTCCAGGCCGTGCGCAACGAAGCGGACCTGCGCTGCATGGCCGTGCCCGCCAAGTACCGCCACATGCAGACGTTCTACCG GTACTACTCCGGCGAGAAGAAGGCCCCGGTGCTCACGGTGTTCATCGGCGGGAACCACGAGGCGTCCAACCACCTGCAGGAGCTGCCGTACGGCGGCTGGGTGGCACCCAACATCTACTACCTCG GTTATGCGGGCGTGGTGCGGTTCCGTGGCGTGAGGATCGGCGGCATCTCGGGCATCTTCAAGTCTCACGACTACCGGAAAG GCCACTTTGAGTGTCCACCATACAACCAGCAAACCATCAGAAGCGCTTACCATGTGAGGAATATCGAAGTCTTCAAACTCAAGCAG TTGAAGCGTCCAATTGATATATTTATGTCACATGACTGGCCCAGGAGCATATATCACTATGGAAACAAGAAACAGCTTCTTAAAATGAAATCCTTCTTCCGTCAAGAAGTGGAGAGCAACACCTTGGGAAGCCCTGCTGCTTCTGAGCTTCTGCAGCATCTGAAACCCACGTACTGGTTCTCAGCACATCTTCATGTTAAATTTGCAGCATTCATGCAACACGag ACAAACTCCAAAGAAGAGCTACCAAAAGCAACCAAGTTTTTGGCTCTGGATAAATGCCTGCCACACAGAGACTTTCTGCAG ATAGTAGACATAGAACATGATCCCAATGCAGGTGACTCGCTGGAGTATGATGCTGAGTGGATTGCAGTCCTCAAGGCCACCAACAGCCTTGTTAATGTGACTCAGAGTTCGTGGAATATGCCTGAAAATAATGGCCTCCATGCAAA GTGGGATTACAGCGCAACAGAAGAAGCCATCAAAGAGGTTTTAGAAGAGCTGAATCATGACCTCAAAATTCCTTGTAACTTCACACTGACAGCTGCTTGTTATGATCCCAGCAAGCCCCAAAAAAATATGGAACCAGTTCATATCATCAATCCACAGACCACTGAGTTTTGTGCCCAGTTCGGCCTCACTGACATCAATGACAGGATTCATCAAGCTAAAGAAGAGGGCTCAGTACGAGGTGaaaatgaagaggaggaggaagaagaggagatggACAGTACTGGCTCAGCAGAGGAACCCAGTGAATATAATACAGATAATTCTGGACTTTCATCCATTAATCCAGACGAAATAATGCTGGACGACGAAGGTGGTGATGAAGACTTGAGTACCTGTTCTGTAGATCCTTCCCCTGATCATCCTCCTGACTTCTCTGCAAGTTTTTCTGACATCCGGATCATGCCAGACTCCATGGCGGTATCATCTGATGATGCTATGGACTCCACTAACGAGGAACTGGAGAAATCTGGTGTGACTAAGCAGGTGGAAGACAAGAGCTTAACTGAGAGACCATTAAAGCGCATTGGTGGTAATGCAAATGGGGACAgtggcattaaaaaaattaagagaagAAATCAAGCTATCTATGCTGCAGAGGATGAGGATAAAACAGAATAA